Proteins encoded together in one Benincasa hispida cultivar B227 chromosome 1, ASM972705v1, whole genome shotgun sequence window:
- the LOC120077273 gene encoding MLP-like protein 31 encodes MSQSDSIWAKVPLKSPPEKFYGFFRNHMGDLVHMYPDHFQSFHFLEGESFSTGSVMHWQYHLGSPAAAKIKMRLVDDAKKFIVYEIVEGDALKFYKVFRAKLEAVNGGLNKVEGNFAKWTIEYEKANENVPSPENYLELAVKVSKGLDAYISKNY; translated from the exons atgagCCAAAGTGATAGCATTTGGGCAAAGGTTCCCCTAAAATCTCCACCTGAGAAGTTCTATGGCTTCTTTAGGAATCATATGGGGGATTTAGTCCATATGTATCCTGACCACTTCCAAAGCTTTCACTTTCTTGAAGGAGAAAGCTTCTCTACTGGCAGTGTTATGCATTGGCAATACCACCTTG GAAGTCCAGCAGCTGCAAAGATAAAGATGAGACTGGTTGATGATGCGAAGAAGTTCATAGTTTATGAAATTGTTGAAGGAGATGCCctaaagttttacaaagtattCAGAGCAAAACTTGAAGCTGTTAATGGAGGCTTAAACAAAGTAGAAGGAAACTTTGCAAAATGGACTATTGAATATGAAAAGGCAAATGAAAATGTTCCTTCACCAGAAAACTACTTGGAATTGGCTGTTAAAGTCTCCAAAGGCCTTGATGCTTATATTTCCAAGAACTACTAA